A single region of the Manihot esculenta cultivar AM560-2 chromosome 12, M.esculenta_v8, whole genome shotgun sequence genome encodes:
- the LOC110627994 gene encoding perakine reductase: MAGEQRVVIPRMKLGCQGLEVSKLGFGCMGLSGGYSAPVSDEVGISIIKEAFDSGITFFDTADVYGFRTNEILVGKALKQLPREKIQLATKFGIVLKGSDYTSSGINGKPEYVRACCEASLNRLGLDYIDLYYQHRVDTSVPIEETMEELVKLVEEGKIKYIGLSEASPDTIMRAHAVHPITAVQMEWSLWSRDIEEEIIPLCRKLGIGIVTYSPLGQGFFGGKAVVESLPSETLLKFQPRFIGENLEKNKLIYARLENLARKYGCTTAQLALAWVLNQGDDVVPIPGTTKIKNLKDNIGALRVKLTKEELKEISDAVPPNEVAGVRTPYTQYTWKFADTPPRDSHFSA, from the exons ATGGCTGGAGAACAAAGAGTTGTAATTCCAAGGATGAAACTAGGTTGCCAAGGATTAGAG GTCTCCAAACTAGGCTTTGGGTGTATGGGACTGAGTGGTGGGTACAGCGCCCCTGTCTCCGATGAGGTTGGAATTTCAATCATTAAGGAAGCATTCGATTCAGGAATTACATTTTTTGACACGGCCGATGTATATGGATTTCGCACTAATGAAATCCTGGTTGGTAAG GCATTGAAGCAATTGCCCAGAGAAAAGATTCAGTTGGCTACAAAATTTGGCATAGTTTTAAAGGGTTCTGATTATACAAGCAGCGGAATCAATGGCAAACCTGAATATGTTCGTGCATGCTGTGAGGCTAGTCTAAACCGTCTTGGCTTGGATTATATTGATCTCTACTATCAACATCGAGTGGACACTTCAGTACCAATAGAAGAAACG ATGGAAGAGCTCGTAAAGTTAGTAGAAGAAGGGAAAATTAAGTACATTGGACTATCTGAGGCAAGCCCTGACACTATAATGAGGGCACATGCAGTTCATCCGATTACTGCTGTGCAGATGGAATGGTCCCTCTGGTCCCGTGACATTGAGGAAGAAATAATTCCACTCTGCAG GAAACTTGGAATTGGAATAGTTACATACAGTCCTCTTGGTCAAGGGTTTTTTGGAGGCAAAGCAGTTGTGGAAAGTTTGCCTTCAGAGACACTTCTG AAATTTCAACCAAGGTTCATAGGAGAAAATCTGGAAAAGAATAAGTTAATATATGCTCGACTAGAAAATTTGGCAAGAAAATATGGATGTACTACTGCTCAGCTTGCTCTTGCATGGGTTCTTAATCAAGGGGACGATGTCGTTCCAATCCCTG ggACTACAAAGATTAAAAATCTGAAGGACAATATTGGAGCTTTGAGAGTAAAACTCACAAAAGAAGAGTTGAAGGAGATTAGTGATGCAGTTCCTCCAAATGAAGTTGCTGGAGTTAGAACACCATACACCCAATATACATGGAAGTTTGCTGATACTCCACCAAGAGATAGCCATTTCTCAGCCTGA